Proteins found in one Kluyveromyces marxianus DMKU3-1042 DNA, complete genome, chromosome 2 genomic segment:
- the SEC23 gene encoding GTPase-activating protein SEC23, producing the protein MDFEENEDLNGVRFSWNVFPASRTDANKNVVPVGCLYTPLKEREDLAVAAYNPVVCGNISCKSVLNPYCEIDVRSNCWICPICKTRNILPQHYANLTQDNLPLELTNTTIEYITSVPVQVPPIFFFVVDTTAEEENLQALKESIITSLSLLPANALVGLITYDNVIQLHDLSSSTIDKCNVFRGDREYQLAQVVEMLTGEKMNAAQAVNINAPAKVTPFSLNRFFLPLEQVEFKLTQLLENLKPDQWDIKSGFRPLRATGSALNIASLVLEGCYKHVAARVILFSSGPGTVGPGLVVSPELKDPLRSHHDIDSDSAKHYKKACKFYNHLAQRVADNGHTMDIFAGCYDQVGMSEMKKLTDSTGGVLLLTDAFSTAIFKQSYLRFFSKDEEGYLQMAFKGNLSVKTSSDLKLQGLIGHASPVKAKTEASNVSDSEIGISGTSTWKMSALSPRHTYAVFFEIVNPGASAEVISDRPKLAYTQFITSYEHASGTNRVRVTTVANQMLPFGNPAIASSFDQEAAAVLMARIAVDKAESDDGADVIRWIDRTLIKLCQKYADYNKNDPSSFRLSPQFSLYPQFTYYLRRSQFLSVFNNSPDETAFYRHIFTREDTTNSLIMIQPTLTSFSMEEEPQPVLLDSVSVKPNTILLLDTFFYILIYHGEQIAQWRKAGYQDDPQYADFKSLLEEPKLEAAELLIDRFPLPRFIDTEAGGSQARFLLSKLNPSDSYQNGAAAGSTIVLTDDVSLQNFMSHLQQVTVNGQT; encoded by the coding sequence ATGGATTTCGAAGAAAACGAAGATTTGAACGGTGTGCGTTTTTCCTGGAACGTTTTTCCAGCATCCAGAACGGACGCCAACAAGAATGTGGTTCCAGTTGGATGTTTGTACACGCCTCTTAAGGAGCGTGAAGATCTAGCTGTTGCTGCCTACAACCCAGTTGTGTGTGGTAACATCAGCTGTAAGTCGGTTTTGAACCCATATTGTGAGATTGATGTTAGATCCAATTGTTGGATATGTCCAATCTGTAAGACCAGAAACATTTTGCCTCAACATTATGCTAATTTGACTCAAGACAACTTGCCCTTAGAGTTGACGAACACTACTATTGAGTACATTACCAGTGTTCCAGTCCAAGTGCCaccaattttctttttcgttGTCGACACGACTGCGGAAGAGGAAAACTTGCAGGCCTTAAAGGAATCCATTATCACTTCATTATCGTTGCTCCCAGCTAACGCTTTGGTTGGTCTGATCACTTATGACAATGTGATTCAATTGCACGATTTATCTTCATCTACTATTGACAAGTGTAATGTCTTTAGAGGTGATCGTGAATACCAATTGGCTCAAGTTGTCGAAATGTTAACTGGTGAGAAGATGAATGCTGCCCAAGCTGTAAACATTAATGCTCCAGCAAAGGTGACTCCATTTTCGCTAAATAGATTCTTCTTGCCATTGGAGCAAGTTGAATTCAAGTTGACTCAATTGTTGGAGAACTTGAAGCCTGATCAATGGGACATTAAATCCGGTTTCAGACCTTTAAGAGCCACTGGTTCTGCTTTGAACATTGCATCTTTGGTGCTAGAAGGCTGCTACAAGCATGTTGCCGCAAGAGTCATCTTATTCTCCTCTGGTCCAGGTACCGTTGGCCCAGGTCTTGTCGTTTCTCCTGAATTAAAGGATCCATTAAGATCACACCACGACATCGACTCCGACTCTGCAAAGCACTACAAGAAAGCTTGCAAATTCTACAACCATTTGGCTCAAAGGGTTGCAGACAATGGCCACACAATGGATATATTTGCCGGCTGTTATGATCAAGTTGGTATGtctgaaatgaaaaagttAACAGATTCCACAGGTGGTGTTTTGTTGCTAACAGACGCCTTCTCAACAGCCATCTTCAAGCAATCTTATTTGAGATTCTTCTCAAAGGATGAAGAAGGCTACTTGCAAATGGCTTTCAAGGGTAACTTGTCTGTTAAGACTAGTAGTGACCTAAAGTTGCAAGGTTTAATTGGCCACGCATCTCCAGTTAAGGCTAAAACTGAAGCTTCTAATGTCAGTGATTCAGAAATTGGTATCAGTGGAACATCAACATGGAAAATGTCCGCTTTATCTCCAAGACATACGTATGCTGTATTTTTCGAGATTGTCAACCCTGGCGCTTCTGCAGAAGTCATTTCTGACAGACCAAAGTTGGCATATACTCAATTTATCACCTCTTATGAGCATGCTTCTGGTACAAACCGTGTCAGAGTCACTACTGTGGCTAATCAAATGCTACCATTTGGAAACCCAGCCATTGCATCCTCGTTTGACCAGGAAGCGGCTGCAGTGTTAATGGCACGAATTGCCGTGGATAAGGCTGAGTCAGATGATGGAGCCGATGTTATCAGATGGATCGACAGAACTTTGATTAAGCTCTGCCAAAAATACGCGGACTATAATAAGAATGacccttcttctttcagATTATCACCTCAATTCTCATTGTATCCTCAATTTACTTACTATTTGAGAAGATCTCAGTTCTTGTCTGTCTTCAACAACTCTCCTGATGAAACTGCCTTCTACAGACACATTTTCACTAGAGAAGATACAACTAATTCATTGATTATGATTCAACCTACACTAACATCTTTCTctatggaagaagaaccacAACCAGTCTTATTGGACTCTGTATCTGTCAAACCAAATACTATCTTGCTATTGGATACATTCTTCTATATCTTGATTTACCATGGTGAACAAATTGCTCAGTGGAGAAAGGCTGGTTATCAAGATGATCCTCAATACGCTGATTTCAAGTCTCTATTAGAAGAGCCTAAGCTTGAAGCAGCTGAATTATTAATAGATAGATTCCCATTGCCAAGATTTATTGATACAGAAGCAGGTGGGTCTCAGGCTAGATTTTTGTTATCAAAGTTGAATCCATCAGACAGCTACCAAAatggtgctgctgctggcTCTACCATTGTGCTAACTGATGATGTCTCTTTGCAAAACTTTATGTCTCATTTACAACAAGTCACCGTTAATGGGCAAACTTAA
- the AOS1 gene encoding E1 ubiquitin-activating protein AOS1 — MSIDEIALYDRQIRLWGMAAQANMRSSSVLLINLGAIGNEVAKNIVLSGIGSLTILDSNVITEEDLGSQFFIGKEDVGTKRLDAARPHIEDMNPRVKLSIDTDNVLSKDTEYFSQFSLIVATDLTPAEIKELNKKTRDVKVPLYAAGINGFSGYIFADLIQFLSVDEKLKSARPAELGQTSPNKVIVELDERKDEEKNVVYQVITTKHTFKPLDELLHSAILTNQLSRRQLKRMTPKVPLTLTLLKQDTKYDSLDLETFHSQYHSTCKQLGLQIEEVSTETIKQFIDQISVELSPVAAVIGGALSQDVINVLGKRQSPLNNFVVFDGVTLDMWVFEL; from the coding sequence ATGAGTATAGACGAAATCGCATTATATGACAGACAAATTAGGTTGTGGGGTATGGCTGCACAGGCTAATATGCGGTCTTCTAGTGTTCTTTTAATCAATTTAGGAGCCATTGGTAATGAAGTTGCCAAGAACATTGTTCTCAGTGGTATAGGTTCGTTAACTATATTGGATTCTAACGTTATAACTGAGGAGGATTTAGGCTCCCAGTTCTTCATTGGAAAAGAGGATGTTGGTACCAAAAGGTTGGACGCAGCCAGACCTCACATCGAGGATATGAATCCAAGAGTTAAATTGTCCATAGATACGGACAATGTATTATCAAAGGATACAGAGTATTTCTCTCAGTTTAGTTTGATAGTAGCAACAGATTTAACCCCTGCTGAAATCAAGGAGTTGAATAAGAAGACCAGAGATGTAAAAGTACCACTTTATGCTGCTGGAATTAACGGATTTTCCGGTTACATATTTGCTGATTTGATCCAGTTCCTATCGGTTGACGAAAAACTTAAAAGTGCAAGGCCGGCCGAACTTGGCCAAACCAGCCCCAATAAAGTCATAGTTGAACTAGACGAGCGCAAAGATgaggaaaaaaatgtgGTTTATCAAGTTATTACCACTAAACACACGTTCAAGCCTTTGGATGAGCTACTGCATTCCGCCATCTTAACTAATCAGCTATCTAGAAGGCAACTAAAGCGCATGACACCTAAAGTGCCTCTAACTCTAACATTATTGAAACAAGACACAAAATACGATTCCTTAGATCTGGAAACCTTTCATTCCCAATATCACTCTACCTGTAAGCAATTAGGGTTGCAGATTGAAGAGGTTTCGACCGAAACTATTAAACAATTCATTGATCAAATTTCTGTGGAATTAAGTCCAGTAGCTGCAGTTATAGGTGGTGCTCTTTCGCAAGATGTTATTAACGTCCTTGGAAAACGACAGTCTCCTTTGAATAACTTTGTAGTTTTTGATGGTGTAACTTTAGATATGTGGGTATTTGAACTATAG
- the HDA3 gene encoding Hda3p, whose amino-acid sequence MDLLKILDTAPDPAIVDAQTMGVSGDTSGDYWLPAPMCLYQKELTDQIVSLHYSDILKYFETSDYKEDIVIGSMKSMCLNSEYVATHPYLLIDHFMPKSLITKDIPGHLAETSGKFAVLRDLMSLVQEYETHTLIMARPGRTMDLLEALLLGNKVNIVRHDGQTIKTKNKPKNFSCTCHLVSSNNTRKMPIEFPKNITVDMVICLDPTCDPEDPTIMRIRKQNRPKRGTDTCAPAIRLTTIDSIDHCELYFGKYLKKDSREYLVKVAAAVVVLRDIVGTLPPDLRPIYSQNLKYLSSWLDNPNMPWPLPDVYPISEYTSMDVEKSLLTEVSYSQTGNDLKEQFINDRKRRNRGNLKERSSLLYYKSKRIKNDYSTNPLKQDMAVLTWVSASGQQKGEIDYHLATDILTHKMIQSIENIYDKNEKQIQELKDFEKMEPIQQQHYEKAKQDYDDIKGKLDNCEQKLRDDESKVKNFLDQADIKHKKIENINSEINDLLEQLSSKSESHKELKTLLIDIANLNESHDKEQRNLDAKLSERAYMEKEISRAEQAINDSKVEESKLQEEIKNLQDQIEEKMLKNEEEVKNAKQKVDLLQSQIEQESHNFSVLHSKLGYITDRLSKIQPSRGRQVTNGRSKK is encoded by the coding sequence ATGGATTTGTTAAAGATTTTAGACACGGCTCCAGATCCGGCTATTGTTGATGCACAGACTATGGGTGTTTCGGGAGACACATCCGGTGACTATTGGTTGCCAGCTCCTATGTGTCTTTACCAGAAAGAGCTAACAGACCAGATAGTATCCCTTCATTATTCCGATATTCTCAAGTATTTCGAGACGTCAGATTACAAAGAAGACATAGTTATTGGCTCGATGAAATCTATGTGTTTGAATAGTGAGTACGTCGCGACACATCCATACCTCTTGATTGATCACTTTATGCCAAAATCTTTAATCACGAAGGACATACCGGGGCATCTCGCTGAAACGTCTGGGAAATTTGCTGTTTTAAGAGATCTTATGTCATTAGTACAAGAATACGAAACACATACGCTAATAATGGCAAGGCCTGGGCGAACTATGGACTTGCTTGAGGCATTACTATTGGGAAACAAAGTGAATATTGTTAGGCACGATGGCCAGACAATCAAGACAAAGAATAAACCAAAGAATTTCTCATGCACATGCCACCTTGTATCTTCGAATAACACCAGAAAAATGCCAATCGAGTTCCCAAAAAATATTACTGTCGATATGGTGATTTGTTTAGATCCAACTTGCGATCCGGAGGATCCAACCATAATGAGAATCAGAAAACAGAATAGACCGAAAAGGGGCACTGATACCTGCGCACCGGCTATTAGACTTACGACTATCGATTCTATTGACCACTGCGAACTATACTTTGGAAAATACTTAAAAAAAGACTCACGAGAATATTTAGTTAAGGTTGCGGCGGCGGTTGTGGTATTACGAGATATTGTCGGAACATTACCTCCTGATTTAAGACCAATATATTCTCAGAATTTGAAATATCTTTCAAGCTGGCTAGACAATCCAAATATGCCTTGGCCATTACCTGATGTTTATCCAATTAGTGAATATACCTCTATGGATGTTGAAAAATCCTTACTGACAGAAGTAAGCTACAGTCAAACTGGAAATGACCTAAAAGAGCAGTTTATCAACGACAGAAAGCGCAGAAATAGAGGTAACCTTAAGGAAAGATCTTCACTTTTATACtataaatcaaaaagaatcaaaaatgATTATTCGACCAACCCTTTGAAGCAAGATATGGCAGTACTAACGTGGGTGTCCGCTTCTGGTCAACAGAAAGGGGAAATAGATTACCATTTGGCTACTGACATACTCACCCATAAAATGATTCAATCAATTGAGAATATTTAcgacaaaaatgaaaagcaGATTCAAGAGCTGAAGGATTTCGAAAAGATGGAACCAatacaacaacagcatTACGAAAAAGCTAAACAAGATTATGATGACATTAAAGGAAAACTTGATAATTGCGAACAGAAATTACGTGATGATGAATCTAAAGTTAAAAATTTCCTTGACCAAGCAGATATTAAACAcaaaaagattgaaaatattaattCGGAGATTAATGATCTACTTGAGCAGTTATCATCGAAATCAGAATCGCATAAAGAACTAAAGACCCTCCTAATAGATATTGCAAATCTAAATGAATCACACgacaaagaacaaagaaatctTGATGCAAAACTATCGGAAAGGGCATATATGGAGAAAGAGATATCTAGAGCAGAACAAGCGATTAATGATAGCAAGGTTGAAGAGAGTAAACTACAAGAGGAGATCAAAAACTTACAAGACCAaatcgaagaaaaaatgttaaagaatgaagaagaagtgaaaaatgCCAAGCAAAAAGTTGATTTGCTTCAATCGCAAATAGAGCAAGAAAGCCACAACTTTAGTGTGTTACATTCAAAATTAGGATATATAACTGACAGGCTGTCAAAAATTCAACCGAGCAGGGGAAGACAGGTCACAAATGGaagatcaaagaaatag
- the PRP4 gene encoding U4/U6-U5 snRNP complex subunit PRP4 has protein sequence MVDLDNVRVDIDYKNHDGENVGEALKRLEFQRQERLNLVPTLKEDVIHALELLGQPSSIDKEDDYARRDRLADIILKSDEARDKIVKYMSSTSDTHIEDKHSIADEEEFYTPASENLIAFRKFLITFSLNRAKLRVKNERRQLSTQSVKDVISKRRRLECNLKKYSLNGTKVVDEKPVSEIRSSSNGEFIACGSWSGNLSIFKTSMEKAYVNKALEGTKISGLDWSADDRNIVVCTYDGKIAMYDTSSENTVDILHSNNVRFAKIRYHPCNNVVGSTSFDKTWVLFDTEKKAVLLKQEGHANEVFSLVFNTDGSLACTGGLDSVALVWDLRSGKTIMSLQGHSKPIYSLDWAKNGYQLASGSGDGTIKIWDIRKKEKAETILAHNSLVSQVSFSRDGSDFLVSSGYDKKVNIFNGGNWIKEKTLEGHLDKVMSVDIVNSDIYSAGWDRSLNKWSF, from the coding sequence ATGGTTGACCTTGATAATGTACGCGTCGATATTGACTACAAGAATCACGATGGAGAAAATGTTGGAGAGGCGCTAAAGAGATTAGAATTTCAGAGACAAGAAAGGTTGAATCTAGTGCCAACTCTAAAAGAAGATGTTATACATGCATTGGAACTTTTAGGACAGCCTAGTTCTATTgataaagaagatgacTATGCACGTAGAGACCGATTGGCTGACATCATACTCAAAAGTGATGAAGCTAGAGACAAGATTGTCAAATATATGTCATCAACCTCTGATACCCATATCGAAGACAAACATTCGATagcagatgaagaagagttctATACACCAGCATCTGAGAATTTGATTGCGTTTAGAAAGTTTTTGATaacattttctttgaatagAGCTAAACTTAGAGTTAAGAATGAGAGAAGACAGCTCTCCACTCAGTCTGTAAAAGATGTTATctccaagagaagaagactAGAGTgtaatttgaaaaaatattccTTGAATGGGACCAAAGTAGTTGACGAGAAACCTGTATCTGAGATTAGATCCTCTTCAAATGGAGAATTTATTGCTTGCGGTAGTTGGTCAGGTAATTTGTCAATATTTAAAACCTCAATGGAAAAAGCGTATGTTAATAAAGCACTGGAGGGCACGAAAATTAGTGGATTGGATTGGAGTGCGGATGACCGAAATATTGTAGTGTGTACTTATGATGGGAAAATAGCGATGTACGATACTAGCTCTGAAAATACTGTTGATATATTACATTCAAATAACGTTAGATTTGCAAAAATACGATATCATCCTTGTAACAATGTTGTCGGAAGTACTTCTTTTGATAAAACATGGGTCTTATTTGATactgaaaagaaagctGTTCTCTTAAAGCAAGAAGGACATGCTAATGAAGTTTTCTCCCTTGTATTTAATACAGATGGATCTCTGGCATGCACTGGTGGATTAGATTCAGTTGCATTGGTGTGGGATTTAAGATCCGGAAAAACCATTATGTCTCTTCAAGGGCATTCAAAACCTATATACTCTTTGGACTGGGCTAAAAATGGGTACCAACTAGCATCCGGTAGTGGTGATGGCACTATAAAGATTTGGGATatcagaaagaaagagaaagcaGAGACTATATTGGCACACAATAGTCTTGTATCACAAGTAAGCTTTAGTCGTGATGGGAGCGATTtccttgtttcttctggttaTGATAAAAAGGTTAACATATTTAATGGAGGAAATTGgatcaaagagaaaactttGGAAGGACATCTTGATAAGGTTATGTCTGTCGACATTGTAAATtctgatatatatagtgCTGGCTGGGACCGTTCGTTAAATAAATGGAGCTTTTGA
- the BET2 gene encoding Rab geranylgeranyltransferase BET2 has translation MSEKALLREKHIEYVASLDEKTNDLEYWLSEHLRLNGVYWGLTALYLLDSMETFKKEDVIDFVLKCRDRKSGGFAAFPGHDGHLLTTLSGLQILATYKALDRLSNEDKDEIVRFILSNQKEDGSFQGDKFGEVDTRFVYTALSCLSILHRLTKDVVEPAVSYILKCYNFDGGFGLNPGAESHAAQAFTCVGALAIVGRLDALTSSQQNNIAMWLSERQVPEGGLNGRPSKLPDVCYSWWVLSTLAILKKADWIDFDKLTEFILNCQDPKKGGISDRPDNEVDVFHTVFGLAGLSIMGYDSLKPIDPVYCMPYYATETFQRSCDS, from the coding sequence ATGAGCGAAAAAGCGTTGCTTCGTGAGAAGCACATTGAGTATGTTGCTTCTTTAGATGAGAAGACGAATGATCTTGAGTATTGGCTCTCAGAACACTTAAGGTTAAATGGTGTATATTGGGGATTGACCGCACTTTATTTACTTGATTCCATGGAAACcttcaagaaggaagatGTTATAGATTTTGTTCTTAAGTGCCGTGATAGAAAAAGTGGTGGATTTGCAGCATTCCCAGGCCACGATGGTCATTTACTTACGACTCTTTCGGGTTTACAAATTCTAGCAACATATAAGGCTTTGGATCGGTTGTCCAACGAAGACAAGGACGAGATAGTAAGGTTTATTTTATCCAATCAGAAAGAAGACGGGTCGTTTCAAGGTGACAAGTTCGGGGAAGTTGATACACGGTTCGTATATACTGCATTAAGCTGTCTTTCAATTTTGCATCGCCTAACAAAAGATGTTGTAGAACCCGCCGTCAGTTATATATTGAAATGCTACAACTTTGATGGAGGATTTGGGTTAAATCCTGGCGCGGAGTCACATGCTGCCCAAGCATTTACATGTGTAGGTGCACTAGCAATTGTGGGAAGATTAGATGCACTAACTTCGTCACAGCAAAATAATATTGCTATGTGGTTATCCGAAAGGCAAGTTCCAGAAGGCGGCTTAAATGGTAGACCAAGCAAACTTCCAGATGTGTGCTACAGTTGGTGGGTTCTTTCCACTTTAGCTATTCTTAAGAAGGCAGATTGGATAGATTTTGACAAGCTCACAGAGTTTATATTGAATTGCCAAGACCCTAAGAAGGGTGGCATTAGTGACCGGCCAGATAATGAAGTTGACGTTTTCCATACAGTATTTGGACTAGCAGGTCTTAGTATAATGGGATACGACTCATTAAAACCTATTGATCCAGTGTATTGTATGCCTTATTACGCTACGGAAACATTCCAACGCAGCTGCGACAGTTAA
- the DPB2 gene encoding DNA polymerase epsilon noncatalytic subunit, translated as MAGVVLPASIQPQLLRPLAYRILTRKFGLNIKSDGLAALASYIGATFGLNWRQNSETTIFLEQFAAIWREQGRGLFVDEINVQQVISEIKEREKAEQSQIREKSHHSARKNNLEAFLKKSKSPGTEAEAQVLSQGSIASNSPNVLEEGSPLNSDSESSAGDHPITGYTNVGSELDWTDYFKVISTFKQQKFTYDHVKRHYVYVPQTTESHKNLLTMAKLKLPNVESQVSLFTTRYHIVKDKVLRNENFQNNDIFNPMSSVVEMGKQLGDTENSALNSATYMKITQIKNLLGHDGKNFLLLGLLDRNSKGNWSLEDPSGTIELDIQQAIPTKGTYYVPGCIVLVEGIYFTYNNTFVVSSITHPPGEKRDVTLEAIGNLDLLGAFNPSNENYTARLDDDLKIRMHYLEQELSDHKFVLLGGDIFLDETSTMDGLKKTFDKLNRDPPVAIVFNGSFVSVPVHPSLTSKNVSATVSYKNNFDELATLLSNYENLINDTHMIFIPGPNDPWSSMVGLGTTTLWPQKEIPSSFVQKMNRICRKIHWGSNPLRIAYLSQEIVLTRDDLANRFKRYNIIFPAMEEEKYMENVELQEQYSRNPDVSVGQLIALKNNLPVHVLESRKLVKTLLDQQHLSPFSSRIRPTIWDLDFTLQLSPLPSSIMLCDSSAPAFDVTYNGCKTINPGRFIHKRMAKYVEFYPATKAVVEEEIPF; from the coding sequence ATGGCAGGTGTTGTCTTACCAGCTTCCATTCAACCACAGTTGCTTAGGCCTCTAGCATACAGAATATTAACTAGAAAGTTTGGTTTGAATATAAAATCTGATGGTCTAGCAGCATTGGCATCCTACATCGGTGCTACTTTTGGGCTTAATTGGAGGCAGAATAGTGAGACTACGATATTTCTGGAACAATTTGCGGCAATATGGCGGGAACAGGGCAGAGGTTTATTTGTAGATGAGATTAACGTTCAGCAAGTAATCAGCGAGATTAAAGAGCGTGAGAAGGCAGAACAAAGCCAGATACGTGAGAAATCGCACCATAGCGCAAGGAAGAATAATCTTGAGGCatttctgaagaagtcTAAAAGCCCTGGCACGGAAGCTGAAGCTCAAGTGCTCTCTCAGGGCTCCATTGCTTCAAATTCTCCAAACGTTCTCGAAGAGGGATCCCCTTTGAACTCAGATTCTGAATCTTCCGCAGGTGATCACCCCATAACAGGTTACACAAATGTGGGATCGGAACTAGACTGGACTGATTACTTTAAGGTTATTAGTACTTTCAAGCAACAAAAGTTTACATATGACCATGTTAAAAGACATTACGTGTACGTACCGCAAACAACAGAAAGCCATAAGAATTTGCTAACAATGGCGAAACTGAAACTTCCAAACGTTGAATCCCAGGTATCATTATTCACTACCAGGTATCACATTGTCAAGGATAAAGTACTGCGGAATGAAAACTTTCAGAACaatgatatatttaatCCCATGTCTTCAGTGGTGGAGATGGGAAAACAATTGGGCGATACAGAAAATTCAGCACTCAATTCAGCTACGTACATGAAAATTACACAGATAAAGAATTTACTGGGACATGACGGTAAGAATTTCTTGCTTCTAGGTTTATTAGATCGGAATTCGAAAGGAAATTGGAGCTTAGAAGACCCAAGTGGTACTATTGAGTTGGATATTCAACAGGCTATTCCTACCAAAGGAACTTATTACGTACCAGGGTGCATAGTCCTGGTGGAAGGAATTTATTTCACTTATAACAATACCTTCGTGGTTTCGTCAATTACACATCCACCAGGCGAAAAAAGAGATGTAACTTTGGAGGCCATTGGTAACTTAGACCTGTTGGGAGCTTTTAATCCTTCAAATGAAAATTACACTGCAAGATTGGACGATGACTTGAAGATCAGAATGCACTATCTCGAGCAAGAGCTTAGCGATCACAAATTTGTTTTACTAGGCGGTGATATCTTCTTGGATGAAACTAGCACAATGGATGGTCTAAAAAAGACATTTGATAAACTCAATAGAGACCCTCCTGTTGCCATTGTATTCAATGGTTCATTTGTGTCTGTACCTGTACACCCAAGCCTAACGTCTAAAAATGTGAGTGCGACGGTATCATATAAGAATAATTTTGATGAGTTGGCGACACTCTTGAGTAACTATGAGAACTTAATTAATGATACTCATATGATATTTATTCCGGGACCCAATGACCCTTGGTCCTCAATGGTTGGATTAGGTACCACAACGTTATGGCCTCAAAAGGAGATACCCTCTTCATTTGTACAAAAAATGAACAGGATATGCAGAAAAATACACTGGGGATCCAATCCGCTTCGTATTGCATACCTATCTCAAGAAATTGTTCTTACACGCGATGATCTCGCAAATAGATTTAAGAGATATAACATTATTTTCCCTGCgatggaagaagaaaagtacATGGAAAACGTCGAACTGCAAGAGCAATATTCCAGAAACCCGGATGTTTCTGTGGGTCAGTTAATAGCATTGAAGAATAACTTACCGGTACATGTATTGGAATCAAGAAAACTAGTAAAGACACTTTTGgatcaacaacatcttTCCCCATTTTCGAGCAGAATCAGGCCCACCATATGGGATCTTGATTTCACTTTACAATTGTCTCCGCTTCCTTCGAGCATAATGCTATGTGACAGTAGTGCACCAGCTTTTGATGTTACTTATAATGGTTGCAAAACCATTAACCCGGGCAGATTTATTCACAAAAGAATGGCCAAATACGTAGAGTTTTATCCGGCTACTAAGGCCGtagtggaagaagaaataccCTTTTAA
- the CSA1 gene encoding Csa1p, with product MDNLKQYWNSWWYENDGRKYEDYPIKRNRYQPTKLPERYRVQKPKTSLRSVRVQPERKREREREREREPEVKEYRIPKTNVNVRSTWEKVKSLFETDKRDLKQMKQAYVDYKLPSTEANATQEAINNVIANERFKKKLLERRYEKHMLDELRRGRRMHKRGRSSGRGVADDAPLYERTINHADEVILLRKKIDELEQRLSDTIEELVITKKKLEFSQEKNALLEELFDDGNMETEYVKSRRHMANLQNSSRKPELKQLPRSPSPVLHVNPMFTSSPIRATTTTATEGQQDNFYEKYPRIPETENLANYRSPTPANGNDHNDTSLSPVRVDYSKYSNGL from the coding sequence ATGGATAATCTAAAGCAGTATTGGAACTCATGGTGGTATGAAAACGATGGCAGAAAGTACGAAGACTACCCTATAAAGAGGAACCGATACCAGCCAACTAAATTACCCGAAAGGTACAGAGTGCAGAAGCCCAAAACTTCGCTTCGCTCGGTGAGAGTTCAGCCGGAGAGAAAACGGGAGCGGGAACGTGAACGTGAACGTGAACCAGAGGTTAAAGAATACAGAATACCCAAAACAAACGTAAATGTCCGTTCAACTTGGGAAAAGGTCAAATCCCTATTTGAGACTGACAAGCGTGATTTGAAGCAGATGAAGCAAGCCTACGTAGATTACAAATTACCATCAACAGAGGCCAACGCAACCCAAGAGGCAATCAATAACGTAATAGCGAATGAACGTTTTAAGAAGAAGCTCCTGGAAAGACGTTACGAGAAGCATATGCTGGATGAATTAAGACGCGGGAGGAGAATGCACAAGAGAGGCAGGTCGTCAGGAAGAGGTGTGGCTGATGATGCACCTCTGTACGAAAGGACCATTAACCATGCGGACGAAGTTATTCTactgaggaagaagatcgACGAGTTGGAACAAAGGCTCTCGGACACGATAGAGGAGCTAGTGATcaccaagaaaaagctTGAATTTTCACAGGAAAAGAACGCACTTCTCGAAGAATTGTTCGATGATGGGAACATGGAAACTGAGTATGTGAAATCAAGACGACACATGGCGAATTTACAAAACAGCTCGAGGAAACCGGAATTAAAGCAATTACCGCGTTCGCCGTCGCCAGTGTTACATGTGAATCCGATGTTCACGTCGAGCCCCATACGCGCCACCACGACTACGGCAACAGAAGGCCAACAGGATAATTTTTACGAAAAGTACCCTCGAATTCCGGAGACGGAGAATTTAGCGAATTACCGCTCCCCAACTCCAGCCAACGGAAACGACCATAACGACACCTCGCTTTCCCCGGTAAGAGTAGACTACTCCAAGTACAGCAATGGTTTGTAA